TTTCAAAAGGTCGCCAAAGCACATCGACATCAACATCAAGATAAGAAAGTTCTCGCATAAGTTCCCATTCTTCCGCAAGTGGGCAAATCTCCTGCAATATATCCTCTGTAATACGATTCTTATCTGAAACGGGATAAGGAAAATAATCAAACTGTACGGATGATAGGATTTTTCCACTATACTCATATTTCCCAAGCAGAAGATTCAGAAAGGTTGTTTTACCTCGTCCGTTTCTGCCCACAAAACCAAGCTTCCAATCGGTATCAACCTGGAAACTGACATTTTCAAAAACATTATCATAACTTGTCGGATATGAAAACGTAAGGTTTTCAATTTTAATCATTGACATAAATATTATCCTCCTTTGCATGTCATACGATACAAAGTCGGTTCGGTGAATGTTTACTACGTATAGATTTCACCAAAAGGAACCGACACTATACGGAGTGAATCATGTGTAACTATCTGTTCTGCACTATTCATAAAGCACCTCCAAAACAAAATAAGAGCCACAAGAAAGTTTATCCTTGCAGCTCGTCATAGCATAAAATAACACCACTAAGCAAAAGTGGCAACAGCACTATATTGAGTAAGATAGACATATAACTTTCTTGCAATAGACACAATAATGCCAAAGTATAGCACTACCGCATATTTTGATTTTATTTGCAAGAAAAGTTAATCATCTTCCCACCTCTTTCTAAATTTCAAAATATTATACCATAAATCGCAGGCAAATACAAGTGGTTATAAAAATTTAACAAATCGCTTATAATACAATCATATAACTTTACGCATTCCTTACTGACCGTAAAATTCCGATTTATTGCTGACTTTATTATACTTTATTGCCTATCGAAAAGATAGCATATTTTATGAAACTTGTCGGCTGGGAACAGCTTGCAACGCAAGGTGTCCCCAGATGACAAGTCCACAAAAGGGTAGCTGGCGGTAGCCAGCGCAGGGGAAGCGTAGCGTCCCCTGTATGATTTGGAGCAGACCATGACTGCGAAAAATCACAGCCCTCCGGCAAGGAGCCTTCGGAGAACGCAATGCACCAACCTTTGGGTGGTGTATAATTGCGCCCTTAGTAAACTAAGGGGTTTCCGGCTTCTCACGTTCCAGCAGTTTCTTCAATAGTTCCTGCGTGTCCTGCCTGTGAAAAATGAGTGTCAACAACAGCATGACATCATCATCTGTCAGGCGTTCCGGCTCTTGCAGAAAACTTTCCAGCATACCGCCACGAGTACAGAGCCGGTGTGTCCGTTCTTTTCGGGTAAGCTGCTTTAGCTGGTGCTGCAATGCCTTTTCATCATTGATGGCTTTCCGCAGTTTCTTTTCACTCTTTTCCAACTCTCGGTTGAGCTTTTCCAGCTTTGAGGTATCAGGCAAGGGCAGCGTCCTCCTTTCCCGGTATCAGCACATAAATCCTGTTTGGTTCTCCAACGCCCTGACGCACTCGCATGATCAGTCCGGCGGTTTCCAGTTCATTCAGAGAACGCTTGACCGTCATGGGGCTGCGGGACAGGACTGCGGCAATGGCTGTGACAGGGAAGCAGATAAACAGGATTCCGTTCTCGTCCTCCTGTCCGTTGGATAGCATAGCGTCCAACATCCGGCAGTACATGACCTTTGCGGTGCTGCTGACTGGAAATCCTGTCAACGCTCTGGGAAAGGGCATACAGGGCGGCAACGGTGTGCCTATCGTCATAAATTCAAAATTCATTCGGTGTGTTCCTCCTTTTTCTTTGCTCTTTTGGATAAATAACGGGGGCAGTCAACCACAACCGCCCGGAAGCTCTGCTTGCACCCATGCTTGCATTTCCGGCATAATTCGTTGTAAGTGACACGCCCCCGGTCATTGAGGTAAAAAGAAAGCTCATGCTTCCTCTTTTTGCTCATTCTCGGCATATTGCGTTTCCTCCCGTTTTAGTGTATAGTTTCGGGGCGATTTTCGGCAAAATTACGGTCATAGAGCCGTCTAAAATCTCCAGAAGTATCAGCAATAGGGTAGACTATCCCCCTATCAGATTGTCGTGTTTCGGTATCATTTCGGTATCAGTTCGCCAGTTCTCCCCGGTGTCGTTCCTCCCCTGAATCTCACAGCGGCGTATTGCTCCCTTTGGTACGCTCGTTTCGGTCAGGGTTCCTCCATATCCCTGCCAAAAGTCATGGCGCTACATCGCCGGGGAAGCATATCCCACACAGGCTGGTCATTCGATTGGAATAATCCATCGATGAACTACCTGTATCATAGAACATTTTTGTGCCCTGTGCCGTATGTCCACAAAGTAGGAATTAAGGGTAAAAATCAGAAATTTCCACGATTGCGGAAAGTATGATATAATCCAGTTAAGCGGCAGTAATGAAACCGCCGGAAAGGAGCGTGCGCCCATGAAAGGAGCGACAAGCATACAGGAACGCCTTTGGGAACTCCGCAAGGACAAAGGCTTAAATCTGGAAGAATTATCAGAGCTGACGGGCATTTCCAAATCAGCTCTTGGCAGTTATGAAAAAGAGGATTATAAGGAAATCAATCATGGCAACCTTATCACGCTGGCAGACTTCTATGGGGTTTCCGTTGATTATCTGCTGTGCCGGACAGAGAACCGGGAGCAGATCAACACGCCACTAACAGAGCTGCATTTGAATGATGAGATGGTGGCACTTCTGAAAGGCGGTCGGATTAACAACCGTCTGCTCTGTGAGCTTGCCACTCATAAGGACTTTATCAAGTTTCTTGCGGACATTGAGATTTATGTAGATGGGATTGCCACCATGCAGATTCAAAACCTCAACGCCCTTGTCGATACTGTCCGGCATGAAATCATTGAACGGTATCGCCCCGGCGAAGACGACCCGCATTTGAAAGTGCTGCAAGCCGCCCATATCAGCGATGATGAATATTTCAGCCACATGGTTCTTGATGACCTCAATCTCATTATCCGGGATATTCGGGAAGCCCACAAAAAGGACAGCGAGAGTGCGCCCCAGACCACCGTTGCCGATGAATTGAAAGAAAATTTGGAAGCGGTTGAAAATTTCAAGGGCAGTCGGGATGAAAAGCTGGTTGTCCTTTACTGCAAGCAGCTCGGCATCAACTATAAAAATCTGTCAGACGAAGAATTTCGCTGGCTCATTCGGATTCTACAAAAATCAAAGAAAACAGGAACTCCTATCAGTCAAAGGAAAAAACGGTAAAGAAAAACCGCTGTTGCATGGTTGTGTTTGCTTCCATGTAGCAGCGGTTGGTGCTATACTTATTCAGTTAAAATTTCAAAGCGATAAAGTGGAATTTATCTTAGAAATTACAGCAATGTTATTTTGATAAACTTTCAAGAATTGAAATATCATGCTTATCTTTATCTCTTAATTCATAACCTGAATGGAAAACTCTTTGGCCTTTTAAGGATATACAAGGAATTGTTTTTCCTTCAAAAAAAGCACTACCAAAGTAATCTTTTTCAAACTCATACCAGCCACCCTCTAAATCAGCTTGTTTTGAAGTTCCGTCCTCACTTAAAACGAACGGGTGAATGTCTAAGTAACCAAGTTCATCACTATATAACTCTATTCTAACCGGTTTCCAGTCTGTATCAATTTTATAGCCCAGATTCAAAAGCACATTTAACAATTTTTCCGTATGTTGAGCATCAAAATTTATATCTATATCTCTATGAATTCTTGTTTGTTTACCAGCTAAAATATCTACACCCCATCCGCCATCCAACCAGTATGTAATTCCAGTATTTTCGAATAATTCTATTACTTTCATTAAATCTTCTTTTGTTGTTATTTCTTTTCTACCCATACAAAGTCTCCTTTACAACTTCTAATTTGTAATAATCATTCTACCATACCGTTATGAATAAATCATCTCATGTAAAACAATTTCTTCTGCCCGGTTGTGAATGTTATTGCAACGCTGCACCCATTCCATTTGACGGGTACGCTTCAATTCCTCGGTCACGCCCTCGGCAGCTTTCATCTGCTCCATGATGGTGTCTAACCGTTTCTGTGCCTGTTCGTTCAGGTCTGCAAGATATGTCCACAATTCCCCGGTCAGGGTCAATGTGTGTAATCTGGCTGGGCAGACTTCTCTTAAATATTCCCGGTGCATCCGTCCGTACTTTCCGATGGGGCGGTGTTCCTCCGGCAACTTCAAGTCCGGGATGTAGTAATCTCCAACAAGGATATAATCAATTCCGTTTTCTTTTATTCTTGGTTTCAATTCGCTCATGTTCCTTACCTCCTGTGGAAGCAGGCTCGTCTGGTACTAACTCAATCACATCGGTAATCTCACAATTCAGCGTTTCGCAGATACGGGCTAATGTATCCATGCTGATGTGCTTTCCCTCTTTGCTCATGTTGGCAATCATATTTGTTGTCATACCAGCGGCAAGCCTTAAATCCTCTTTTCTCATATCACGCTCTAACAGTGTGTGCCAGAGTGGTTTATAGCTGATGTGCATATTGTTTTCCTGCCTTTCTATCCATACCACCGGAGCGGCTGCCCCGGCAGGAACTTTTCTCTTATTATAGCACCAATCTTGTGAAATCACAATTTATTCTTGTAGCCTGCCGCTGATACCGTCTGGATTGGCTTTTCCTTTCTTTTTGTTCCCTTTAATTAGCCATGAACTGCTTCATTCCCTGAGACTTTGCTTATGTGTGATAAAGAAGTAATAGAAGTGTAAAAAATTTTGCCGTTCCTATCCGATACTTGCCTTTGGTATCGGATAGGGCGGGCGGTCATTCGGGCAAGTCCACCTTGCCAACGAAAGAATAGTAAATCTCAATGTCCTGTCTGCGTGTGCCGTTTTCATCGTAGCTGCACTCATGCACAACGATTTTCTCTACAAACTCACGCAAGAGGGTGTGGGTCAGTTCCTCAAAGTTCATGTGCTTGCGGACAATGTTCATAAACTTTTCTGCGTTTACGGTGGCTTCCTGCGCTTTAGAAAGCTCCGCCTGTATTCTGGCAACACGCTCTTTCAATTCCTGCTGTTCGGCTTCGTAGTCTGCCGAAAGCTCTGTGAAACGCTCGTCAGAAATGCGACCGCTTACGCTGTCCTCATACAACCGCTTGAAAATGGCGGAAAGCTCGCTGATACGCTTTTCAGCGGCTTCCAACTCCTTTTTCTTGGCGGCGTTCCGGCGTTTGCCGCCGTCCTCGTTCTGCTCGATCAGCAGCTTCATAAACCGGGCTTCATGCTTTGCCGCATAGCTCGTCACTTTTCGCAGATTGGAGAGAACGCCCGCAGTCAAAAGGTCGGTGCGGATAAAATGCGCGGTGCAGTCACGGGTACGCTTCTTGTAGTTCCCGCAGATATAGCAATCCTGTTTCCGCTTATCGGTCTGGTAGCGCTGCTGATACATGACGCTGCCGCAGTCCGCGCAAAAGAGCATACCAGAGAATAAGCCCACTTCATCATAGCGGTTTGGACGCTTGCGCTGTTTGCGTAATTCCTGCACACGCTCCCATGTCTGGGTGTCGATGATAGGCTCATGGTGGTTCTCGAAAATTGCCTGTTTCTCAATGGGATT
This window of the Mediterraneibacter butyricigenes genome carries:
- a CDS encoding DUF3847 domain-containing protein, with product MPDTSKLEKLNRELEKSEKKLRKAINDEKALQHQLKQLTRKERTHRLCTRGGMLESFLQEPERLTDDDVMLLLTLIFHRQDTQELLKKLLEREKPETP
- a CDS encoding DeoR family transcriptional regulator translates to MNFEFMTIGTPLPPCMPFPRALTGFPVSSTAKVMYCRMLDAMLSNGQEDENGILFICFPVTAIAAVLSRSPMTVKRSLNELETAGLIMRVRQGVGEPNRIYVLIPGKEDAALA
- a CDS encoding helix-turn-helix domain-containing protein, with protein sequence MKGATSIQERLWELRKDKGLNLEELSELTGISKSALGSYEKEDYKEINHGNLITLADFYGVSVDYLLCRTENREQINTPLTELHLNDEMVALLKGGRINNRLLCELATHKDFIKFLADIEIYVDGIATMQIQNLNALVDTVRHEIIERYRPGEDDPHLKVLQAAHISDDEYFSHMVLDDLNLIIRDIREAHKKDSESAPQTTVADELKENLEAVENFKGSRDEKLVVLYCKQLGINYKNLSDEEFRWLIRILQKSKKTGTPISQRKKR
- a CDS encoding nucleotidyltransferase domain-containing protein, translating into MGRKEITTKEDLMKVIELFENTGITYWLDGGWGVDILAGKQTRIHRDIDINFDAQHTEKLLNVLLNLGYKIDTDWKPVRIELYSDELGYLDIHPFVLSEDGTSKQADLEGGWYEFEKDYFGSAFFEGKTIPCISLKGQRVFHSGYELRDKDKHDISILESLSK
- a CDS encoding TnpV protein → MSELKPRIKENGIDYILVGDYYIPDLKLPEEHRPIGKYGRMHREYLREVCPARLHTLTLTGELWTYLADLNEQAQKRLDTIMEQMKAAEGVTEELKRTRQMEWVQRCNNIHNRAEEIVLHEMIYS
- a CDS encoding helix-turn-helix domain-containing protein — its product is MHISYKPLWHTLLERDMRKEDLRLAAGMTTNMIANMSKEGKHISMDTLARICETLNCEITDVIELVPDEPASTGGKEHERIETKNKRKRN